The Vitis riparia cultivar Riparia Gloire de Montpellier isolate 1030 chromosome 10, EGFV_Vit.rip_1.0, whole genome shotgun sequence genome includes a region encoding these proteins:
- the LOC117923762 gene encoding G-type lectin S-receptor-like serine/threonine-protein kinase At1g11330: MEIIILKSVITPLLLLSGFCFGFCTPIDTITSTQFIKYPETLVSNGSAFKLGFFTPADSANRYVGIWYSTPSLSTVIWVANRDKPLTDFSGIVTISEDGNLLVMNGQKVIVWSSNLSNAAPNSSAQLLDSGNLVLRDKSGRITWESIQHPSHSFLPKMKISTNTHTGEKVVLTSWKSPSDPSIGSFSAGINPLNIPQVFVWNGSHPYWRSGPWNGQIFIGLPEMNSVFLNGFQVVDDKEGTVYETFTVANSSIFLYYVLTPEGTVVTTYREFGKEKWQVAWKSNKSECDVYGTCGAFGICSSGNSPICNCLKGYKPKYMEEWSRGNWTRGCVRKTPLQCERTNSSGQQGKIDGFFRLTSVKVPDFADWSLALEDECRKQCFKNCSCMAYSYYSGIGCMSWSGNLIDLGKFTQGGADLFIRLAYSELDKKRDMKAIISVTIVIGTIAFGICTYFSWRSRGKQTVKDKSKGILLSDRGDVYQIYDKNMLGDHANQVKFEELPLLALEKLATATNNFHEANMLGQGGFGPVYRGKLPGGQEIAVKRLSRASAQGLEEFMNEVMVISKIQHRNLVRLLGCCIEGDEKLLIYEYMPNKSLDAFLFDPLKREFLDWRKRFSIIEGIGRGLLYLHRDSRLRIIHRDLKASNILLDEDLNAKISDFGMARIFGSNQDQANTMRVMGTYGYMSPEYAMEGRFSEKSDVFSFGVLLLEIVSGRKNTGHQYDEQYLSLLVYAWTLWCEHNIKELIDETMAEACFQEEISRCVHVGLLCVQESAKDRPSISTVLSMLSSEIAHLPPPKQPPFSESNQLRQKKCSSSQVTITVIQGR; encoded by the exons ATGGAAATCATCATCCTCAAAAGCGTAATAACTCCACTTCTCTTGCTTTCTGGcttttgttttggattttgcACTCCTATTGACACCATTACATCCACCCAATTCATCAAATACCCTGAAACTCTAGTCTCTAATGGAAGTGCCTTCAAACTGGGTTTCTTTACCCCTGCTGATTCAGCCAACCGCTACGTTGGCATCTGGTACAGCACCCCTTCTTTATCTACTGTCATATGGGTGGCTAACAGGGACAAACCCCTCACTGATTTCTCTGGGATTGTGACCATATCTGAAGATGGTAATCTTCTGGTTATGAATGGCCAGAAAGTGATTGTCTGGTCCTCGAATCTTTCAAATGCAGCACCGAATTCAAGTGCTCAGCTTTTAGATTCTGGAAACCTTGTTCTGCGAGATAAAAGCGGAAGGATCACATGGGAGAGCATCCAACATCCTTCTCATTCATTTTTGCCAAAGATGAAAATCAGCACGAATACACATACTGGTGAGAAGGTAGTACTAACATCATGGAAATCTCCCTCTGATCCGTCTATTGGAAGCTTCTCTGCAGGAATAAATCCTCTAAACATCCCTCAAGTATTCGTCTGGAATGGTAGTCATCCATATTGGCGAAGTGGTCCATGGAACGGTCAGATCTTTATTGGATTACCCGAAATGAATTCAGTTTTTCTCAATGGATTTCAGGTGGTTGATGATAAGGAAGGTACTGTTTATGAAACTTTTACTGTGGCAAATTCGTCTATCTTTTTATACTATGTCTTGACTCCGGAAGGAACAGTAGTGACAACATATAGAGAGTTCGGGAAGGAGAAGTGGCAGGTTGCTTGGAAGAGCAATAAAAGTGAGTGTGATGTTTATGGTACATGTGGGGCGTTTGGAATCTGTAGTTCAGGGAATTCACCAATTTGCAACTGTTTGAAAGGGTACAAGCCAAAGTACATGGAGGAATGGAGTAGAGGAAATTGGACTAGGGGATGTGTGAGGAAGACACCATTACAATGTGAAAGAACAAACAGCAGCGGTCAACAGGGCAAAATAGATGGCTTTTTTAGGCTGACATCGGTAAAAGTGCCAGACTTTGCAGATTGGTCGCTTGCTCTTGAAGATGAATGCAGAAAGCAGTGCTTCAAGAATTGTTCTTGCATGGCTTATTCATATTATAGTGGCATCGGTTGTATGTCATGGAGTGGAAACTTGATTGATTTGGGAAAATTCACTCAAGGTGGGGCAGATCTTTTCATTCGCCTTGCGTATtcagaactag ATAAGAAGAGAGATATGAAAGCAATTATTTCTGTTACAATTGTAATAGGAACAATTGCCTTTGGCATCTGCACATATTTCTCATGGAGGTCGAGAGGCAAACAAACAG TGAAGGATAAAAGCAAGGGGATTTTACTATCTGACCGAGGGGATGTATAtcaaatttatgataagaatATGCTTGGAGACCATGCAAACCAGGttaaatttgaagagttaccaCTTCTTGCCCTTGAGAAGCTGGCAACAGCAACAAACAACTTTCATGAGGCCAACATGCTTGGGCAGGGTGGTTTCGGTCCAGTATACAGG GGAAAATTGCCAGGAGGACAAGAAATAGCAGTGAAAAGACTTTCAAGAGCATCTGCACAGGGTCTAGAAGAATTCATGAATGAGGTGATGGTGATTTCTAAAATCCAACACCGGAATCTTGTTAGACTTCTTGGCTGCTGCATTGAAGGAGATGAAAAGTTGTTGATCTATGAGTACATGCCAAACAAAAGCTTGGATGCCTTTCTCTTTG ATCCTCTCAAGCGAGAGTTTTTGGATTGGAGAAAACGCTTCAGCATTATCGAAGGGATTGGAAGAGGTCTCCTTTACCTTCACAGAGATTCTAGATTAAGAATCATTCATCGAGACCTAAAGGCAAGTAACATTTTGTTGGATGAAGATCTGAATGCTAAGATTTCAGACTTTGGTATGGCAAGGATATTTGGAAGCAATCAAGATCAAGCCAATACAATGAGGGTCATGGGAACGTA TGGCTATATGTCTCCTGAGTATGCAATGGAAGGACGATTTTCAGAAAAATCTGATGTATTCAGCTTTGGGGTATTGTTATTGGAGATTGTAAGTGGGAGAAAGAACACTGGTCATCAATATGATGAGCAGTATTTGAGCCTTTTGGTATAT GCATGGACACTCTGGTGCGAACACAACATCAAAGAACTAATAGATGAAACCATGGCAGAAGCCTGCTTCCAAGAGGAGATATCAAGATGCGTACATGTGGGACTGTTATGTGTGCAAGAATCAGCTAAAGACAGGCCATCCATTTCAACTGTTCTGTCTATGCTCTCTAGTGAAATTGCACATCTTCCTCCCCCAAAGCAACCTCCATTCTCTGAGTCTAATCAACTGAGACAAAAGAAATGTTCTTCAAGCCAAGTCACTATTACAGTCATTCAGGGCCGATAG
- the LOC117923763 gene encoding G-type lectin S-receptor-like serine/threonine-protein kinase At1g11300: MGINSGTSVRALFLLVYYFWFEFCCSAVDTITSTHFIKDSETIVSNGSLFKLGFFGSSNSTKRYVGIWYSKTSVSSVVWVTNRDKPLNDTSRIVKISEDGNLQILNGEKEVIQSSNVSNAVLNTTAQLLDSGSLVRKATSVEGSYGRVSNILLMHFRQI, from the coding sequence ATGGGGATCAACAGTGGTACTAGTGTAAGAGCTCTATTTCTCctagtttattatttttggtttgaGTTTTGCTGTTCTGCCGTAGACACTATTACATCCACGCACTTCATCAAAGATTCTGAAACTATAGTCTCTAATGGAAGTCTCTTCAAACTGGGTTTCTTTGGCTCCAGTAATTCCACCAAACGCTATGTAGGAATCTGGTACAGCAAGACTTCTGTATCCTCTGTGGTATGGGTTACTAACAGGGACAAGCCCCTTAATGATACTTCTAGAATTGTGAAGATATCTGAAGATGGtaatcttcaaattttgaatggCGAGAAAGAGGTTATCCAGTCATCAAATGTTTCAAATGCTGTATTAAACACAACCGCCCAGCTTTTAGATTCTGGAAGCCTTGTTCGAAAGGCTACATCAGTGGAAGGATCGTATGGGAGAGTTTCCAACATCCTTCTCATGCACTTTCGGCAAATATGA